Proteins encoded by one window of Bacillus sp. DTU_2020_1000418_1_SI_GHA_SEK_038:
- a CDS encoding IS110 family transposase, with product MDFKQNQKINQVTEKTLVVGIDIAKRTHFACFVDDRGRVLQKSFSVSQSGDGFELFYQRILAAMRENGKTEVIIGIEPTGHYWLNIAYFLEERGIPLVMVNPMHVRRSKELDDNLPTKHDRKDALVIARLLKDGRFSYPRILKGMEAELRVGSTLRSKLTEELGSVKNMIIRWLDRYFPEFTQVFPSFGKMAMAVLECTPFPSDLHQKQPEEILALYRKVDGLKSPQRPKATRIIEVAERSIGVTEGHKMARIEIATLVRRYHQLEKDIESISQHLVNLVKTTVEYEWLSTVPGLGDTTIVDLLAEIGSFSHYEDPRQLIKLAGLTLRENSSGLHKGQKRISKRGRRKLRALLFRVMMPMILHNEAFKKLHEYYTNRKVNPLRKKQSIVVLCGKLLKVLHGISTKHKAFDEQRMMRDIPSLVEAA from the coding sequence ATGGATTTTAAACAAAATCAGAAAATAAATCAAGTCACCGAAAAAACACTAGTTGTGGGAATCGACATTGCCAAGCGGACACACTTCGCTTGTTTTGTAGATGACCGTGGACGAGTGCTCCAAAAATCATTCTCTGTTTCTCAATCTGGAGATGGATTCGAGCTTTTCTATCAACGTATTCTCGCTGCAATGAGAGAAAACGGAAAAACAGAAGTCATTATCGGGATTGAACCGACTGGCCATTATTGGCTCAATATCGCCTATTTCCTTGAGGAACGGGGCATCCCCCTAGTCATGGTTAATCCTATGCATGTTAGACGGTCGAAAGAGTTGGATGATAATTTGCCAACGAAGCATGACCGCAAAGATGCACTTGTGATTGCTCGTCTTTTAAAAGACGGACGGTTCAGCTATCCCCGTATCTTGAAAGGTATGGAAGCTGAACTTCGCGTCGGGTCAACGTTAAGAAGCAAATTGACAGAAGAACTAGGGTCTGTAAAAAACATGATCATTCGCTGGTTAGATCGCTATTTTCCTGAATTCACTCAGGTTTTCCCATCATTCGGAAAAATGGCTATGGCCGTACTTGAATGTACTCCATTTCCAAGTGATCTTCACCAGAAACAGCCTGAAGAAATTTTAGCGCTTTATCGGAAGGTCGATGGGTTAAAATCCCCTCAAAGACCGAAAGCAACGAGAATCATTGAAGTCGCCGAGAGGTCTATTGGTGTAACTGAAGGACATAAGATGGCCCGTATTGAAATAGCCACACTTGTCCGCCGTTACCATCAGCTCGAAAAAGATATCGAAAGCATTTCTCAACACTTAGTTAATCTTGTAAAAACGACTGTAGAATATGAATGGTTATCAACGGTTCCAGGGCTTGGAGATACAACAATTGTCGATTTATTAGCTGAAATCGGAAGCTTTTCTCACTACGAAGATCCACGCCAACTAATCAAACTCGCGGGATTAACGTTACGTGAAAACTCCTCTGGCTTGCACAAAGGACAAAAGCGCATCTCCAAACGAGGCAGAAGAAAACTACGTGCCCTCCTGTTCCGAGTGATGATGCCGATGATTCTCCACAACGAAGCCTTTAAAAAGTTACACGAGTATTATACAAACCGTAAGGTTAATCCCTTACGCAAGAAGCAATCCATCGTAGTTCTATGCGGTAAGCTATTAAAAGTACTACATGGGATAAGCACTAAGCACAAAGCGTTTGACGAACAGCGAATGATGAGGGATATTCCTAGTCTCGTAGAGGCTGCGTAA
- a CDS encoding ABC transporter ATP-binding protein gives MFDVLGKLNRFFGQYWRQYTVAVFFLIIASVLEVVPPYLLGSIIDILTAGVMTKALLGQYILIFIAIIIGGYFLNFVWQYRLFEGAINLERIMRRKLMLQFLKMTPTFYEKNRTGDLMARATNDLNSVALTAGFGIMTLIDSTLYLGAIILAMGFMISWKLTLFAMLPVPIMAVLIQYFGKLVHERYMKAQDAFGELNDSVLESVAGVRVIRAYVQEKKDEVDFAVKSEEVYEKNMHTAKINALFGPITKIGTGISYVVALGYGAVLVSNGEMTVGQLVTFNVYLGLAVWPIFAIGELINVMQQGNASLDRVQETLNYEADVQDTKDPVAVAAPSAIGFDDLMFQYPTSQVKNLKKISLSLKKGETLGIVGKTGAGKTTFLRQLLREYPLNEGQLQIGGIDIASQTKDQILDWIGYVPQDHVLFSRTIRENILFGKEDATEADLEKAIHLAYFKKDLENLPSGLETLVGEKGVSLSGGQKQRVSIARALIKDPEILILDDSLSAVDAKTEASIIRNIQNERNDKTTIITTHRLSSVQHADQIIVLEDGQIIEQGTHEELLGQKGWYKEQFDRQQLEGGGA, from the coding sequence ATGTTTGATGTTTTAGGGAAGTTGAATCGGTTTTTCGGTCAGTATTGGAGACAATATACAGTTGCCGTTTTCTTTTTAATTATTGCTAGTGTACTTGAGGTGGTGCCTCCGTATTTACTTGGCTCCATTATTGATATTTTGACTGCTGGTGTCATGACAAAAGCGCTATTAGGCCAATATATTCTCATATTCATTGCGATTATTATTGGTGGCTATTTCTTGAACTTCGTTTGGCAGTACCGCTTATTTGAAGGGGCGATTAATCTCGAAAGGATCATGCGCCGTAAGTTAATGCTTCAATTTCTCAAAATGACGCCAACCTTTTATGAAAAAAATCGTACAGGCGACTTGATGGCGCGTGCAACAAATGATTTAAATTCTGTTGCACTAACAGCGGGCTTCGGGATTATGACACTCATTGATTCTACTTTATATTTAGGTGCGATTATTTTGGCAATGGGTTTTATGATTTCATGGAAATTAACGCTCTTTGCCATGTTGCCTGTGCCAATTATGGCGGTTCTCATTCAGTATTTTGGGAAGCTTGTTCATGAACGATATATGAAAGCACAGGATGCATTTGGGGAACTGAATGATAGTGTTCTAGAATCTGTTGCCGGAGTGCGTGTCATTCGTGCTTACGTGCAGGAGAAAAAAGATGAAGTGGACTTTGCCGTCAAGAGTGAAGAAGTATACGAAAAAAATATGCATACAGCGAAAATAAACGCATTATTTGGTCCGATCACGAAAATAGGAACAGGTATTAGCTATGTTGTAGCACTCGGCTACGGTGCTGTTCTCGTATCAAATGGTGAAATGACGGTCGGTCAGCTCGTCACTTTTAACGTTTATTTAGGTCTTGCGGTTTGGCCGATTTTCGCGATTGGCGAGCTAATTAATGTGATGCAGCAGGGGAATGCTTCACTTGATCGTGTGCAGGAAACGCTTAACTATGAAGCGGATGTTCAAGACACGAAGGACCCGGTTGCTGTTGCGGCTCCGAGTGCCATTGGATTTGATGACCTTATGTTTCAATATCCAACGAGTCAGGTGAAAAACTTAAAGAAAATATCCTTGTCACTCAAAAAGGGAGAAACACTTGGAATTGTTGGGAAAACAGGTGCGGGAAAAACAACTTTCCTCAGACAATTACTGCGTGAATATCCACTTAATGAAGGGCAATTACAAATTGGCGGAATCGACATCGCCTCCCAAACTAAAGATCAGATTCTTGATTGGATTGGGTACGTCCCGCAGGATCATGTATTATTTTCACGGACGATTCGGGAAAATATTTTATTTGGGAAAGAGGATGCAACAGAGGCTGATTTGGAAAAAGCCATTCACCTTGCGTACTTTAAAAAGGACTTAGAGAATCTGCCAAGTGGACTTGAAACATTGGTTGGCGAAAAAGGGGTTTCATTATCAGGCGGGCAAAAGCAGCGTGTGTCGATTGCACGCGCGCTCATTAAAGACCCTGAGATCTTAATCCTTGACGATTCTCTGTCAGCAGTCGATGCCAAAACAGAGGCTAGTATTATTAGAAACATTCAAAATGAAAGAAATGACAAGACTACCATTATTACAACACATCGTCTGTCTAGCGTGCAGCATGCAGATCAGATTATTGTTCTAGAAGATGGGCAAATTATTGAGCAGGGAACACATGAAGAGCTTCTCGGACAAAAAGGCTGGTATAAGGAACAGTTTGACCGTCAACAGCTAGAAGGAGGCGGGGCATGA
- a CDS encoding ABC transporter ATP-binding protein has product MSTSKRLTKYAMHFKRTIFIGLFFLSAAVFTDLAGPFIAKKIIDEHMTMGIIEIKPIAWLLCLYLSLAIATAILRYFMYIYLQMGANRVVQKLRKDVFGHIQTLPIQYFDNLPAGKIVARVTNDTEAVRNLYVQVLSNFATSFISIAGVYIALFILNWKLAMIALIMIPFIYLWMIVYRKYAKRYNGVIRTKIADINAMINESIQGMTIIQAFRREQQMTKEFDDMNEEHYAYQRKLLFLDSATSFNLVNVIRLIMFTIFIVYFGTRSITAAEMVSAGTLYAFVDYLTRLFNPITNVVNQFSQLERSLVAGNRVFEVLDIKGEKVSQETMPRYDGHVVFEDVSFAYKDNDYVLRELSFEAKRGETVALVGHTGSGKSSIMNLLFRFYDPSKGKIYIDGVDITSMPRQTIREHMGIVLQDPYLFTGTIASNVSLNDPKITREQVEEALKAVGAERVLGHLEKGIDEPVIEKGSTLSSGQRQLISFARALAFDPAILILDEATSNIDTETEEIIQHAMDVLKKGRTTFIIAHRLSTIKNADRILVLERGVIKEQGTHDELLAQGGIYDQMYQMQAKSLHKKVSVG; this is encoded by the coding sequence ATGAGTACGAGTAAACGATTAACGAAGTATGCGATGCATTTTAAGCGGACCATTTTTATTGGGCTATTTTTCTTATCGGCTGCGGTCTTTACTGATCTTGCAGGCCCGTTTATCGCTAAGAAAATTATCGATGAGCATATGACAATGGGGATCATTGAAATAAAGCCGATTGCTTGGCTGCTCTGTTTATATCTTAGTTTAGCGATCGCAACAGCGATATTACGCTATTTTATGTATATTTATTTGCAAATGGGCGCAAATCGAGTTGTTCAAAAATTGCGCAAGGATGTGTTTGGGCATATACAAACATTGCCAATACAGTATTTTGACAACCTGCCAGCTGGGAAAATTGTCGCACGTGTCACAAATGATACAGAAGCTGTAAGAAATTTATATGTGCAAGTACTTTCAAATTTCGCGACCAGCTTCATCTCGATCGCAGGTGTCTATATTGCGCTGTTTATTTTGAATTGGAAACTGGCGATGATTGCTTTAATTATGATTCCATTTATTTATCTGTGGATGATTGTATATCGAAAATATGCGAAGCGGTACAATGGTGTGATTCGGACGAAAATTGCCGACATTAATGCGATGATTAATGAATCTATTCAAGGAATGACGATTATTCAAGCCTTTCGTCGTGAGCAGCAGATGACGAAGGAATTCGATGATATGAATGAAGAGCATTATGCCTATCAGAGAAAATTATTGTTTTTGGATTCAGCAACTTCCTTTAACTTAGTAAATGTCATACGGCTTATCATGTTTACCATTTTTATCGTATATTTTGGCACCCGTTCCATTACGGCCGCTGAAATGGTGTCTGCGGGAACTTTATATGCATTCGTTGATTATTTAACAAGATTGTTTAATCCTATTACGAATGTTGTAAATCAGTTTTCGCAGCTTGAACGCTCGCTTGTTGCGGGAAATCGTGTGTTTGAGGTATTAGATATCAAAGGTGAAAAAGTATCACAGGAAACAATGCCAAGATACGATGGGCATGTCGTATTCGAAGATGTATCTTTTGCCTATAAAGATAATGATTACGTACTGAGGGAGTTATCCTTTGAAGCGAAGCGCGGAGAAACAGTGGCACTTGTTGGCCATACAGGCTCCGGAAAAAGCTCTATTATGAACTTGCTGTTCCGTTTCTATGATCCGTCAAAAGGGAAGATCTATATTGATGGTGTTGACATAACATCCATGCCAAGACAGACGATCCGCGAGCATATGGGCATTGTTTTACAGGATCCGTATTTATTTACAGGAACGATTGCCTCAAACGTTAGCTTAAATGATCCAAAAATCACGCGGGAACAAGTAGAAGAAGCCTTGAAAGCAGTAGGTGCCGAACGAGTATTAGGGCATCTGGAAAAAGGGATTGATGAGCCAGTGATTGAAAAAGGCAGCACCCTTTCATCTGGACAGCGCCAGCTCATTTCCTTTGCACGGGCACTCGCATTTGACCCCGCGATTTTAATATTGGATGAAGCCACATCCAATATCGATACAGAGACGGAGGAAATTATCCAGCATGCAATGGATGTTCTGAAAAAAGGACGGACAACGTTTATCATTGCTCATAGACTTTCAACGATTAAAAATGCTGATCGGATTCTTGTGTTAGAACGAGGCGTAATTAAAGAACAAGGCACCCACGATGAACTGCTGGCACAAGGCGGCATCTATGACCAAATGTATCAAATGCAAGCTAAGTCATTGCATAAAAAAGTGAGTGTTGGCTAG